GTCATTGGGGCACCCTATATCTTTCTCCGCGAAAAAAACGAAACCGGTCACTGGTACCATCAAGACGGAATCTCAGATCTTTCCCTGGCGCTCAAATGGCGGGTATTCGAACATGAAGGGTTCAGCCTTGCGCTTAAACCAGGTGTCACACTGGCGACCGGAGATGAAGCTAAAGGATTAGGAGACGGCAAGCCGACATACAGCCTTTTTCTTATAACCTCAAAGGAACTGGAGCCGTTCACCCTTCATCTTAACCTCGGCTACATAGCAAACCGAAAGGAAGTCCGCGACATCTGGCATTACTCCCTTGCTGCTGAATATTCGGCATCAAAAAGCATCAGGATCGTCGGCAATATCGGGGGGGAGACAAACCCTGACAGGACATCGAACGTTCATCCGCTCTTTGCGCTGGCGGGATTGATCTATAAGGCAGCCGACAATTTTGACATCGATTTCGGCGTCAAGACAGGCCTGAGCAGAGCTGAGGCCGATTATACTCTGCTGGCTGGTATTGCCTTCAGGTTTTAGGGAGGAATAACCATGCATATGGCAGATGCGTTACTATCACCTGCGGTAGGGGCAACCTTTTGGGCGGGGACGTTAGGAACTATTACATATTGCTCAAAAAAGCTTAAGAGCAATCTGGATGAAAAATTAATGCCTCTTATGGGCGTCCTTGGGGCGTTCATCTTCGCTGCCCAGATGATAAACTTTACGATCCCTGCAACCGGATCATCCGGGCACCTTGGCGGCGGCCTGATCCTGGCTATCGTTCTGGGGCCATATGCGGCCTTTCTTGTCATGGCATCGGTTCTTACGGTCCAGGCGCTTTTTTTTGCCGACGGGGGCCTTCTTGCCCTTGGCTGCAATATCTGGAATCTGGGCATCTATCCCTGTTTCATGGCCTATCCCCTGATATACAAATCTCTGGTCAAGCCGGGAACCAGCTCAGGCAGGATTATGATGGCATCGATACTATGCGGTGTGGTGGGACTGCAGCTCGGAGCTTTTTCTGTTGTCATGCAGACATCGCTGTCGGGCAGGAGCGAACTTCCCTTCAGTACCTTTCTGCTGCTGATGCAGCCTGTACATCTGGCCATTGGTATTGTTGAGGGATTTGTTACCGCCGGGGTCATCAACTTTATAAAGGCAGCCCGCCCGGAGATCCTCGAAAGTGCTTTTTCGGCTCAACCTTTATCCACAGAAATTTCGATCAAAAAGGTTGTTGCCGGTCTGTTGATTGCAACTCTGCTCACCGGGGGAGTTCTCTCATGGTTTGCGTCCTCCAATCCTGACGGTCTCGAATGGTCCATTGTAAAGGTCCTTGGCAAATCCAGGCTTTCTGAGGCAGATCACGGGATAGCTCCGGCACTGAAGTCATTACAGGAGAAGACCGCGTTTTTCCCTGAGTATGGTTTTCCGAAGACCGCAGAGGGAGAAAAAAGAAAAGATGAGACCTCCTCCTGGCCCGCAATTGATCCCGGCAGATCCGGCTCCGGCATTGT
This genomic stretch from Nitrospirota bacterium harbors:
- a CDS encoding transporter, with the translated sequence MACLVSAQAFAAHPLITDDTGTQGKGKFQIEINAEYASDSGNTETALGATLSAGLRDNLDLVIGAPYIFLREKNETGHWYHQDGISDLSLALKWRVFEHEGFSLALKPGVTLATGDEAKGLGDGKPTYSLFLITSKELEPFTLHLNLGYIANRKEVRDIWHYSLAAEYSASKSIRIVGNIGGETNPDRTSNVHPLFALAGLIYKAADNFDIDFGVKTGLSRAEADYTLLAGIAFRF
- a CDS encoding energy-coupling factor ABC transporter permease, coding for MHMADALLSPAVGATFWAGTLGTITYCSKKLKSNLDEKLMPLMGVLGAFIFAAQMINFTIPATGSSGHLGGGLILAIVLGPYAAFLVMASVLTVQALFFADGGLLALGCNIWNLGIYPCFMAYPLIYKSLVKPGTSSGRIMMASILCGVVGLQLGAFSVVMQTSLSGRSELPFSTFLLLMQPVHLAIGIVEGFVTAGVINFIKAARPEILESAFSAQPLSTEISIKKVVAGLLIATLLTGGVLSWFASSNPDGLEWSIVKVLGKSRLSEADHGIAPALKSLQEKTAFFPEYGFPKTAEGEKRKDETSSWPAIDPGRSGSGIVGAALVLAAVLLIGGIIRVLRRKSA